The following are from one region of the Nicotiana tomentosiformis chromosome 7, ASM39032v3, whole genome shotgun sequence genome:
- the LOC104086268 gene encoding ultraviolet-B receptor UVR8-like isoform X8 has translation MNGNGEREKEVEKMEEENDEEKRYKVLMWGYLPGVFTHKSPLNSPVAVQSPETGIDVQSWKDVCGGGCGFAMAISAGSGKLITWGSADDQGQSYLTSGKHGETPEPFPLPTDDPVVKAAAGWAHIVSVTEKNDVYTWGWKECVPSSKLVLNFAAGGSVEGGDAFRKESSVLTEQESPQSQGSKLTGSSVAHQDNKKAEETAKRRRTVTAKQELESPPPADESLSAPPCIVELDPGVKITSVAAGGRHTLALSDVGQVWGWGYGGEGQLGVGSRIKIVATPHLIPCLDTSSHGADRSLGNPQGSLTPGSQTHKALGSYIKRIACGGRHSAVITDAGVLLTFGWGLYGQCGLGNTNDVLRPTCVSSLLNTRIEAVAGGLWHSVCLCDHGRVYTFGGNQFGQLGVGTGADHAEFCRCIILNLIV, from the exons ATGAACGGAAATGGTGAAAGAGAAAAGGAAGTGGAGAAAATGGAGGAAGAGAATGATGAGGAGAAGAGGTATAAGGTGTTAATGTGGGGATATCTTCCCGGAGTATTCACTCATAAGTCGCCGTTAAATTCTCCGGTGGCCGTTCAGTCGCCGGAGACCGGCATCGATGTTCAATCATGGAAGGATGTTTGTGGTGGAGGTTGTGGGTTCGCCATGGCCATTTCAG CAGGGTCTGGAAAACTTATCACGTGGGGTTCTGCAGATGATCAAGGCCAAAGCTACTTGACTTCAGGAAAACATGGG GAGACTCCAGAGCCATTTCCGCTTCCAACTGATGATCCAGTCGTGAAAGCTGCAGCTGGTTGGGCACATATTGTATCTGTTACAG AAAAGAATGATGTATACACGTGGGGCTGGAAAGAATGTGTGCCTTCTTCCAAGCTTGTTTTAAATTTCGCTGCTGGAGGAAGTGTTGAAGGGGGGGATGCTTTTCGGAAAGAAAGTTCAGTATTAACTGAGCAAG AGAGCCCTCAGTCTCAAGGCTCCAAGTTAACTGGTAGTTCAGTCGCTCACCAAGATAATAAAAAGGCTGAAGAAACTGCAAAGAGGAGAAGAACAGTGACAGCTAAACAAGAACTCGAAAGCCCACCACCTGCTGACGAATCACTTTCTGCACCACCTTGTATTGTAGAACTGGATCCTGGGGTGAAGATAACCTCAGTTGCTGCAGGAGGGCGCCACACATTAGCATTGTCAG ATGTGGGACAGGTATGGGGTTGGGGCTATGGAGGTGAAGGGCAGCTTGGCGTAGGCTCCAGGATTAAAATAGTGGCTACCCCTCATCTTATACCATGTCTGGATACGTCTTCACATGGAGCAGACCGGAGTCTTGGGAATCCTCAAGGAAGCCTTACCCCAGGGAGTCAGACACATAAAGCTTTGGGGAGCTACATAAAGAGAATTGCTTGTGGTGGTCGGCATAGTGCAGTAATCACAG ATGCTGGGGTGCTGCTTACATTTGGCTGGGGATTGTATGGGCAG TGTGGACTAGGTAATACAAATGACGTGCTGAGGCCAACTTGTGTCTCTTCTCTATTGAACACTAGAATAGAAGCTGTGGCAGGTGGACTATGGCATTCTGTGTGCTTATGTGATCATGGCCGTGTGTATACTTTTGGGGGAAATCAGTTTGGCCAATTGGGTGTAGGTACAGGCGCGGACCATGCAGAG TTTTGCAGATGCATTATTCTAAACCTTATTGTTTGA